A genomic window from Streptomyces mirabilis includes:
- a CDS encoding ACP S-malonyltransferase, protein MLVLVAPGQGAQTPGFLTPWLDLPGAADRLAAWSDAIGLDLARYGTQADADEIRDTAVAQPLLVAAGLLSAAALGDVAELGPGAVAGHSVGEITAAAFAGVLDATAALTLVRTRGLAMAEAAAITETGMSALLGGDPETTVPHLEKLGLTPANVNGGGQIVAAGTLEQLAALEADKPEGVRRVVALKVAGAFHTHHMAPAVETLARAAEALSPVDPKIAYVSNKDGKAVTTGAEVVQRLVGQVANPVRWDLCMETFQELGATALIEVCPGGTLTGLAKRALPGVKTLALKTPDDLDAARELIAEHASA, encoded by the coding sequence GTGCTCGTACTCGTCGCTCCCGGCCAGGGCGCTCAGACGCCTGGCTTCCTGACCCCTTGGCTCGATCTCCCCGGTGCCGCCGACCGCCTCGCCGCGTGGTCGGACGCCATCGGGCTCGACCTTGCCCGCTACGGCACCCAGGCAGACGCGGACGAGATCCGGGACACGGCTGTCGCGCAGCCGCTCCTGGTCGCCGCCGGTCTCCTCTCCGCCGCCGCGCTCGGTGACGTCGCCGAGCTCGGCCCCGGTGCCGTCGCCGGTCACAGCGTCGGAGAGATCACCGCCGCCGCGTTCGCGGGCGTGCTCGACGCCACGGCCGCGCTGACGCTCGTGCGCACCCGGGGTCTGGCGATGGCCGAGGCCGCCGCGATCACCGAGACCGGTATGTCGGCGCTGCTCGGCGGGGACCCCGAGACCACGGTCCCGCACCTGGAGAAGCTCGGTCTGACCCCGGCGAACGTGAACGGTGGGGGCCAGATCGTGGCCGCCGGCACGCTGGAGCAGCTGGCCGCCCTGGAGGCGGACAAGCCCGAGGGCGTCCGCCGCGTGGTGGCCCTGAAGGTCGCGGGCGCGTTCCACACGCACCACATGGCACCCGCGGTCGAGACCCTGGCACGAGCCGCCGAGGCCCTGAGCCCCGTGGACCCGAAGATCGCGTACGTCTCGAACAAGGACGGCAAGGCCGTCACGACCGGCGCCGAGGTCGTGCAGCGACTGGTCGGCCAGGTCGCGAACCCGGTCCGCTGGGACCTGTGCATGGAGACCTTCCAGGAGCTCGGCGCGACCGCGCTGATCGAGGTCTGCCCGGGCGGCACCCTGACCGGGCTCGCCAAGCGCGCGCTGCCGGGTGTGAAGACCCTGGCGCTGAAGACCCCCGACGACCTCGACGCGGCTCGCGAGCTCATCGCCGAGCACGCCTCCGCCTAA
- a CDS encoding ketoacyl-ACP synthase III, with product MSKIRPSKGAPYARILGVGGYRPVRVVPNEVILETIDSSDEWIRSRSGIETRHWASDEETVAAMSIEASGKAIADAGINADQIGAVVVSTVSHFSQTPAVATEIADKLGTQKAAAFDISAGCAGFGYGLTLAKGMIVEGSAEYVLVIGVERLSDLTDLEDRATAFLFGDGAGAVVVGPSEEPHIGPTVWGSEGDKAGTIKQTVPWDRFRIGDVSELPLDSKGEVKFPAITQEGQAVFRWAVFEMAKVAQQALDAAGITADDLDVFIPHQANERIIDSMVKTLKLPQHVTVARDVRTTGNTSAASIPLAMERLLATGEAKSGDTALVIGFGAGLVYAATVVTLP from the coding sequence ATGTCGAAGATCAGGCCCAGCAAGGGCGCCCCGTACGCGCGGATCCTGGGTGTGGGCGGCTACCGTCCCGTCCGGGTCGTGCCGAACGAGGTGATCCTCGAGACGATCGACTCCTCCGACGAGTGGATCCGCTCGCGCTCCGGCATCGAGACCCGGCACTGGGCCTCCGACGAGGAGACCGTCGCCGCGATGTCGATCGAGGCGTCCGGCAAGGCCATCGCCGACGCCGGGATCAACGCCGACCAGATCGGCGCCGTGGTCGTCTCGACCGTCTCGCACTTCAGCCAGACTCCGGCCGTCGCTACGGAGATCGCCGACAAGCTCGGCACGCAGAAGGCCGCCGCCTTCGACATCTCGGCCGGCTGCGCGGGCTTCGGCTACGGCCTCACGCTCGCCAAGGGCATGATCGTCGAAGGTTCGGCGGAGTACGTCCTCGTCATCGGCGTGGAGCGGCTGTCCGACCTGACCGACCTGGAGGACCGTGCGACGGCCTTCCTGTTCGGTGACGGCGCGGGCGCGGTCGTCGTGGGCCCCTCCGAGGAGCCGCACATCGGCCCGACCGTGTGGGGCAGCGAGGGCGACAAGGCCGGCACGATCAAGCAGACCGTGCCGTGGGACCGTTTCCGCATCGGCGACGTGTCGGAGCTTCCGCTCGACTCCAAGGGCGAGGTCAAGTTCCCTGCGATCACGCAGGAGGGCCAGGCGGTGTTCCGCTGGGCCGTGTTCGAGATGGCGAAGGTCGCCCAGCAGGCGCTGGACGCGGCCGGAATCACCGCGGACGACCTGGACGTCTTCATTCCCCACCAGGCCAACGAGCGGATCATCGACTCGATGGTGAAGACGTTGAAACTGCCGCAGCACGTCACGGTCGCGCGTGACGTACGCACCACCGGCAACACCTCGGCCGCCTCGATCCCGCTCGCGATGGAGCGGCTTCTGGCGACCGGCGAGGCGAAGAGCGGCGACACCGCGCTCGTCATCGGCTTCGGGG
- the fasR gene encoding fatty acid biosynthesis transcriptional regulator FasR has translation MPEPESSNTERPAHDIHAHSATLKRLEKSSGSLAAQAIARMDETLPWYRAMPPENRSWIGLVAQAGIAAFTEWFRHPNAPQAISTDVFGTAPRELTRAITLRQTVEMVRTTIEVMESAIDEVAAPGDESVLREALLVYAREIAFATAQVYAQAAEARGAWDARLESLVVNAVLSGEADEGAVSRAAALGWNSPEHVCVVLGTAPDGDSELTVEAIRRAARHAKLQVLTGVLGDRLVVIAGGNNNPLGVAKALIGPYAAGPVVAGPIVPDLLAATRSAQAAAAGLKACFAWQDAPRPVLADDLLPERAIAGDPSAREQLVEEIYRPLEEAGSALLETLSVYLEQASSLEGAARMLFVHPNTVRYRLRRVTDVTGWSPSDVRSAFTLRIALILGRLADGDPQA, from the coding sequence GTGCCCGAACCCGAATCCAGCAACACCGAGCGCCCAGCGCACGACATCCACGCGCACTCCGCGACCCTGAAGCGGCTGGAGAAGTCCTCCGGCAGTCTCGCCGCCCAGGCCATCGCGCGGATGGACGAGACGCTGCCGTGGTACCGGGCCATGCCACCGGAGAACCGTTCCTGGATCGGGCTCGTCGCTCAGGCCGGTATCGCGGCCTTCACCGAGTGGTTCCGGCACCCGAACGCCCCGCAGGCCATCTCCACCGATGTGTTCGGGACCGCGCCACGCGAGCTGACCAGGGCGATCACCCTGCGGCAGACCGTGGAGATGGTGCGCACGACCATCGAGGTCATGGAGAGCGCGATCGACGAGGTCGCCGCCCCGGGCGACGAGTCCGTACTGCGCGAGGCGCTGCTCGTGTACGCCCGGGAGATCGCCTTCGCCACCGCCCAGGTGTACGCGCAGGCCGCCGAGGCCCGGGGCGCCTGGGACGCCCGCCTCGAATCGCTCGTCGTGAACGCCGTGCTCTCCGGCGAGGCCGACGAGGGTGCCGTCAGCCGGGCCGCCGCCCTCGGGTGGAACTCGCCCGAACATGTCTGCGTGGTGCTGGGTACGGCGCCCGACGGTGACAGCGAGCTGACGGTCGAGGCGATCCGGCGGGCGGCCCGGCACGCCAAGCTGCAGGTGCTCACCGGTGTGCTCGGGGACCGGCTCGTGGTCATCGCGGGGGGTAACAACAACCCGCTCGGGGTCGCGAAGGCGTTGATCGGGCCGTATGCCGCCGGGCCCGTCGTCGCGGGGCCGATCGTGCCCGATCTGCTCGCCGCGACCCGCTCCGCGCAGGCCGCAGCCGCCGGGCTGAAGGCGTGTTTCGCCTGGCAGGACGCCCCGCGCCCGGTTCTGGCGGACGATCTGCTGCCGGAGCGCGCGATCGCCGGAGACCCCTCGGCGCGCGAGCAACTGGTGGAGGAGATCTACAGACCACTTGAAGAAGCCGGCTCCGCGCTGCTGGAAACGCTCAGTGTCTATCTGGAACAGGCGAGCAGTCTCGAAGGCGCGGCCCGGATGCTCTTCGTTCACCCCAACACCGTGCGCTACCGGCTCCGACGTGTGACTGACGTCACCGGTTGGTCGCCTTCGGATGTACGATCCGCGTTCACACTGCGGATCGCGCTGATCCTGGGGCGTCTGGCCGATGGGGATCCTCAAGCCTAG